The genomic DNA ACTGAACCATCCTGCATATATTGTAATGTTTTTGCGAGAACTTCTGCTGCTTTATTTCCAGTTTCACTGCCGTATATTTTGTTTTCTTCTGGTTTAAAATTTTCAAATGGCGGATTGCAAAATAGTATTGTTGCCTTTTGAGCTACCCTTTTTAAAACCTCATCTGCATAAATATCTGAATTTTCAATTTTCCATCCGTTTGAATTCGGGATATCCGCCAAAGTCAGCGACAGTCTGGCAATTTCTTCTGCAAAACCATCCCTTTCAATTCCTTGCAAATGGTTTTTAAGATATGCATGACGATTACCATCACTCCCTTTGTATAGAAACCCCAAAAGCCTTGTTGCAGCAGTCAAAAACGGAGCATGCCCGCATGCTGGCTCAAGAACAAATCTGTCTTCCTGCGGTATTTCTTCGATCCAGTCAATCATTTCCCATATGATATAATTTACAAGCCATGATGGAGTAGCATGAGTACCAAATAATTTTCTTGTTTCTTTGCTTACAAGTGCATTTTCATAAACGTATGCAAGAGACTCCGTAGTAAGATGTGAAAAACTTGAAACAGGTTCTACAATTTCCAACGCAGCTTTTGCAAAAGCTTTTCTTTGAATAGGCTTTGAAACGTCCAATGTTTCAGATGCGTTATAATGTCTTTGCACTCGCTCAATCAAATCCTCAACATCTGAGATTTTGAGACTTTTAAATCGCTCTACTTGTTTATCCTTTAATATTTTAGCGCCAATCAGCCAAAATGCCGATTGAAAAAGCCACCTGCCATACTTCTCATCCTCTTTTACTCCTTTACAGGATGTCTTCAAAGATTTAATGACCCTTACAGCAAGCTCAGATAAATACAGCCCCTCCTTTTCTTCAATAATTCCCATTAAGCCGCCAATATCAGCAAACGAAAGTTGATAATCTTTTTTGACACGACTGCCTATTTTTGCTCTATATATGCTCTCCGGCGAAAACTCTTTTTTGTATTTAGAAAAAAGAACATTTATCTTCTGCGGCTTAATCTTATCTTGAAGTGTTATTTTGATACCTGAATTTTTCCAGAATTGTATTTCGTTATCGTCATAGACCAACAACACGGGACTGCCAAGCCACCGATAGGGCTGTAATTCTTCTTCAAATTGTGTACTGTGCAGCTTCGTCCTTTCAATAGCAGCTATGCAGGCCGTTGATGAATTATAATTTGACTGGTAAAAGCCAACAACATCTACTGGTACATTATCTTTTCCATTAAAATAGCAATAATCTTCCTTTATAAGACCGGCTCCATAACCGCAACCTCTTATTTCCTTGATTATTTGCTTTTTTATTGGGTCATTAAATAATGTCATGCAGAAGATTCATTCCTTTTACAGGTTTTTGAATAGAACATAATTCATAACTACTGTATCGGTTATATGATTGTATTTCCCTGAACAGCACTCAACAGATTGTCTGATTATACCTCGCTTCCCTCCAATCACAACCATTTTTATCGCATTAAATGTATCCGTCTTTGGCCGATTTGCGATCTGATTTTTTCTACGAAATAGAGTATAATCCCCACATAAAATTTAAGATAAAAAGCCTCGGCTGAAAGCCGAATCATAAACTATTCACTCTTAACTCTTCGTTCTTCACTTTCAAAAACCCGCAGGTTTTTGAAGAGCCGATTTTCAGCTTTGACGATTTCTGACGATTTCACTTCAATCTACTACCGTTTCAGTTGATTTTACTGCCGTTTACTGTCTTTTTGTGTCATTTTGTTACCATCAAAACTTGCGCCTTGCGCAAATTTAAAGTAAAAACGCGCATTATCTATTGGCTACTGGCTACTGACTACTATTAGTAGTATATTTAAAATTTTGCGCAAGCGAAAACCTGCGCCGATTTTGCGAATTTTCGAAAAATTTGATTTTTAGGACGGTTTTGAAAGGTTTTTGGGGTGTTTTCACTGAAACGTGCGCACTTTTAAAGCTGTTTTTTGCAAAAAACACGAAAACTGAAAATTCTGATAATCGTTTTTTTGATATGAGGTTATGTCAAAATTTCGCTGAAACGTGCGCACTTTGGTTTTCGTGAAAAATTGATATAAGTCTTTATTTTACGTTCGAGCCGAATATTTTTTCTTGCGCATTATTTTTATCGGCAAAAAATTTCGTGACGGAAAAGTATAGTTACAAAAAATCCACCGTTGTACGATGGATTTTTCGCCCTATTCAAAGGTACCAGTCTTTCGACCGGCTTGCTCCTCTTTTTTGCTCTCTCGATATGTTAAACGCAAAAAAGAAATTATCGCTTTTTATTTTTTCTTGGCCTTAACCAACTGCTGATATTTGCGTTTCCGGCGGTTGATAGTTCTTACCGGTTCAGTAGTTTCGCTCTGTGCTGAAGCGGTTTCGACAGCTTTTGCCGGCGTGGGAGCGTAAAGGTCGGCTCCGATTTCTTCCCAGAGTCCGTCGGCTCTGCCGAAGACTCCGCCGCAAAGCATAATCTTCATATTCGGCCAGGCATTCACTTCTTTAATCCGGTCGATTATATTTCTAACCATTGGCGTATCCGATGGTTCGGTTCCGTAAACTACCAGTACATCCGGTGCGAAATCGTTAACGTAAGACAATATATCATCATTAGTTAAGCCGCCGCCGAGGAATCGAACGTTCCAGCCGCTGCTCTCGAACATATCGGCAACCATCTGTGCGCCCAGTTCGCCAATTTCATTTGCTGAACTGCATACGACAACCTTTTTCTCAATTGCGGGCTGCTTGGGCAGTTTGTTCTGTAGCTGGTCAACGATTGTCCGGTTAATACGTGTGGCAAGGTGTTCCTGAATCGATGTTATCGTGTCTGCTCTAAAGAGTTTATCGATTTCGAGC from Planctomycetaceae bacterium includes the following:
- a CDS encoding SAM-dependent methyltransferase; this encodes MTLFNDPIKKQIIKEIRGCGYGAGLIKEDYCYFNGKDNVPVDVVGFYQSNYNSSTACIAAIERTKLHSTQFEEELQPYRWLGSPVLLVYDDNEIQFWKNSGIKITLQDKIKPQKINVLFSKYKKEFSPESIYRAKIGSRVKKDYQLSFADIGGLMGIIEEKEGLYLSELAVRVIKSLKTSCKGVKEDEKYGRWLFQSAFWLIGAKILKDKQVERFKSLKISDVEDLIERVQRHYNASETLDVSKPIQRKAFAKAALEIVEPVSSFSHLTTESLAYVYENALVSKETRKLFGTHATPSWLVNYIIWEMIDWIEEIPQEDRFVLEPACGHAPFLTAATRLLGFLYKGSDGNRHAYLKNHLQGIERDGFAEEIARLSLTLADIPNSNGWKIENSDIYADEVLKRVAQKATILFCNPPFENFKPEENKIYGSETGNKAAEVLAKTLQYMQDGSVFGVILPQGLLHRKNIAKLRKLILDEFELRVICNLPDNVFAKAGRNSTVLLGRKVKSTKGITYLNIIKSELESFKNTYQSNNKTIVSKRELYQSKYYNFRTLSLKEIWEYCSSFPKLNKYITIDRGIEYKAGIGIEKKRKFIKTSGFERGFYSYDDNDLIERTPKQIWLNVSDKYINNQSYKNLTKPKILLNYIRRSRSPWRLSPWIDSKGYYCTNAFLSLTQKDKMSWYYLWAILNSPMANAYIDDHCANQHNDESAINEIPIPPEGQDLSKLESLVRNYFEFDNAEFKLKDEEEHRLAKKQCLLEIDAEILRLYDLPPRLEKKLLDYFEDVERKGVDFDFDRYYEKGLGSYIPLHIYISDEFKNSTVEKVMKWVEKNRTPEVIEALKKAEEDFEDD
- a CDS encoding cobalamin-dependent protein (Presence of a B(12) (cobalamin)-binding domain implies dependence on cobalamin itself, in one of its several forms, or in some unusual lineages, dependence on a cobalamin-like analog.), with translation MNKETYMQRYMEALLIGDRHICRQVIEDVLHNNNASIIGVYSDIIWPMMLEIDKLFRADTITSIQEHLATRINRTIVDQLQNKLPKQPAIEKKVVVCSSANEIGELGAQMVADMFESSGWNVRFLGGGLTNDDILSYVNDFAPDVLVVYGTEPSDTPMVRNIIDRIKEVNAWPNMKIMLCGGVFGRADGLWEEIGADLYAPTPAKAVETASAQSETTEPVRTINRRKRKYQQLVKAKKK